In Dioscorea cayenensis subsp. rotundata cultivar TDr96_F1 chromosome 11, TDr96_F1_v2_PseudoChromosome.rev07_lg8_w22 25.fasta, whole genome shotgun sequence, a single genomic region encodes these proteins:
- the LOC120272501 gene encoding glycine cleavage system H protein, mitochondrial-like, with the protein MALKLWASSAANVLKISCNGARAPTFFRCFSSVLDGLKYSPSHEWVKHEGSVATVGITDHAQGHLGDVVFVDLPESGSKVTKGGSFGAVESVKATSDVNSPISGEIIEVNTKLSEAPILLNSSPYEDGWMIKVQPSNVSELDSLMGSKEYTKFCEEEDAHH; encoded by the exons ATGGCTTTGAAACTCTGGGCTTCTTCAGCTGCCAATGTGCTCAAAATCTCTTGCAATGGAGCTAGAGCTCCTACCTTCTTCAGATGCTTCTCTTCTG TTTTGGATGGCCTGAAGTATAGCCCTTCTCATGAATGGGTGAAGCATGAGGGCTCTGTGGCTACTGTTGGCATCACTGACCACGCCCAG GGTCATTTGGGAGATGTGGTGTTTGTTGATCTGCCTGAATCTGGGAGTAAAGTGACCAAAGGTGGTAGCTTTGGAGCAGTGGAGAGTGTTAAAGCAACAAGTGATGTTAATTCTCCAATTTCTGGTGAAATTATTGAAGTTAATACCAAGCTTTCAGAAGCTCCAATCCTG CTTAACTCTAGTCCATACGAAGACGGATGGATGATAAAGGTCCAGCCAAGCAATGTATCAGAATTGGATTCCTTAATGGGGTCGAAGgagtacaccaagttttgcgAAGAAGAAGACGCTCACCATTAA